In Thalassophryne amazonica chromosome 4, fThaAma1.1, whole genome shotgun sequence, a genomic segment contains:
- the akap1b gene encoding A kinase (PRKA) anchor protein 1b isoform X2, protein MPLQFRSFVPYTLPGVLALIGWWWYISRKKERVISHGSPEETTPTMGLTVSLTEGSNGVIEKDIVSPLADTPCPTHILSKHLYQRTEEETISYTHHLGTEASTETEALSEEDLPQVDRIIGEEVQNHSTPSPSSVTESLHTSLKVSDDLKEMPRSAVVLGPEKCMDPDQTSMSEPTVEAVALNYQSTKSTKVFTSPSTENLSSVERPEPEGEVSVHHSMIATTDEMVCTVSPAKAQSGIAQDAGPLETPPSTEGFHQHILTSTPTSPVLTVVQDFTTPSVTSADIQANTTHSEEQDLELLAAGLITEVISAATQEVLGVTSCQVAYNSLPSCSSSISQTNSKPCSQQDPSTTAQKCYIAPLSPLQLGNESHELQTTQKEEQGTPNGCSLVTVWETVEASQTPLSLKAEQGAPLLNKKLKSDEASTLAEDSACSSCHSDGISSEDLQNGILDNQTDVIQVTNVSAREPVVEAVTRATVEAIGEENSINTVCDIKRLTGIGQRNDAQGTCEVETDQSGGSDVNSMDSVDSGCTMGAGEGQSNHTAPSSSELIIWEIEVPKHLVGRLIGKQGRYVSFLKQTSGAKIYISTLPYTQEFQICHLEGTQQQVDKALLLIGKKFKDLDLANLYAPQPPPLSLPSLPMTSWLLLPSGVTVEVIVVNIVSAGHVFVQQHTHPTYHALRSLDQQMFMCYSQPGTPALPSPAEVGVICAAPAVEGAWWRAQVITFYKETNEVEIRYVDYGGYDRVKIDTLRQIR, encoded by the exons ATGCCACTGCAGTTTCGCTCTTTTGTGCCCTACACACTGCCTGGAGTCCTTGCACTGATTGGCTGGTGGTGGTACATCTCTCGGAAGAAAGAGCGGGTTATCAGCCATGGCAGCCCAGAGGAAACTACCCCCACCATGGGCCTTACAGTTTCCCTGACAGAGGGTAGTAATGGTGTGATTGAGAAAGACATTGTATCCCCCTTAGCTGATACACCATGTCCCACCCACATCCTATCTAAACACTTGTACCAGAGGACAGAAGAAGAAACAATTTCCTACACTCATCACCTGGGCACTGAGGCATCAACTGAAACTGAAGCGCTTTCTGAAGAGGACTTGCCTCAAGTTGATAGAATAATTGGAGAGGAAGTCCAGAATCATTCAACTCCATCACCATCTAGTGTGACAGAGAGCTTGCATACATCACTAAAAGTCAGTGATGACCTTAAGGAAATGCCGAGATCTGCCGTGGTATTGGGTCCTGAGAAATGCATGGACCCAGATCAAACCTCCATGTCAGAACCCACAGTAGAAGCAGTCGCTCTGAATTATCAGTCTACCAAGTCAACCAAAGTCTTCACCTCAccttcaacagaaaatctttccaGTGTTGAGAGGCCAGAGCCAGAAGGGGAGGTGTCAGTGCACCATAGCATGATTGCTACAACAGATGAAATGGTTTGTACAGTCagcccagccaaagcccagagTGGAATTGCACAAGATGCAGGTCCTCTAGAGACCCCCCCGTCAACTGAAGGCTTCCATCAGCACATACTAACCAGCACGCCTACCTCCCCAGTCCTAACTGTAGTTCAGGACTTCACTACTCCATCAGTGACCTCAGCAGACATCCAGGCAAACACTACCCATAGTGAGGAGCAGGATTTGGAGCTTCTGGCAGCTGGATTAATAACTGAGGTCATCTCGGCAGCCACCCAGGAGGTCCTTGGTGTCACCAGTTGCCAGGTCGCATACAATAGCCTACCTAGCTGCAGTAGCAGCAtatcacagacaaacagcaagccATGTTCCCAACAGGACCCTAGCACAACAGCACAGAAGTGTTACATTGCACCATTAAGTCCTTTGCAGTTAGGCAACGAATCTCACGAATTACAGACAACTCAGAAGGAAGAGCAAGGGACTCCAAATGGATGCTCTTTGGTTACAGTGTGGGAGACTGTTGAGGCTAGTCAGACACCACTATCTCTCAAAGCTGAGCAAGGTGCTCCTCTCCTAAACAAGAAACTAAAATCGGATGAAGCGTCTACTCTGGCTGAGGACTCGGCCTGTAGTTCATGCCACTCTGATGGCATTAGCAGTGAGGACCTCCAGAATGGCATATTGGACAACCAGACTGATGTGATCCAGGTTACAAATGTGTCAGCCAGAGAACCAGTAGTTGAAGCTGTTACCAGGGCAACAGTTGAGGCCATAGGTGAAGAAAACTCAATTAATACTGTATGTGATATAAAGAGGCTCACTGGAATCGGCCAAAGGAATGATGCACAGGGGACATGCGAAGTAGAGACTGACCAGTCTGGAG gctcTGATGTGAACAGTATGGATTCAGTGGACAGCGGCTGCACCATGGGTGCTGGAGAGGGTCAGAGCAACCACACAGCACCTTCAAGCTCTGAGCTCATCATTTGGGAGATTGAGGTACCAAAG CATCTGGTCGGGCGGCTAATTGGGAAGCAGGGGCGATATGTGAGCTTCCTGAAGCAGACCTCTGGAGCAAAGATCTACATTTCCACTTTGCCTTACACACAGGAGTTCCAGATCTGTCACTTAGAGG GTACGCAACAGCAAGTTGACAAAGCCCTTTTGTTGATCGGGAAGAAGTTTAAAGATCTGGACTTGGCAAACCTATATGCACCGCAACCGCCTCCACTCTCACTGCCATCTCTTCCCATGACCTCCTGG CTTCTTCTCCCCAGTGGTGTGACAGTTGAAGTGATTGTGGTAAATATCGTGTCAGCGGGTCATGTCTTCGTCCAGCAGCACACCCATCCCACCTACCACGCACTACGAAGCCTTGACCAACAGATGTTCATGTGTTATTCCCAACCGGGCACGCCTGCCCTGCCCTCACCTGCTGAAG